GGGTGGTAAAATGCATGTCTCATAGCAGCAGAGAAACGCTCGTATGTAGAGCATACGTCTACCTGTGACTCTTATAGAGGAGTAGCCCAAGCTAACGCTCTGTCAGTCAGCAATGCCATCACATAGGCTATTTTGGTATGTTCAGTGGGGAAACATGAGGGTTACTGTTCAAACTAGTTCAAACTAGTAAACACTGTAATAGAAAACCCCTACACCCTTGAGGGTTTCCTGAGTAATGAGCTGGAAACGGGAGAGCGGGTTCAAGACGAGCCGCAGCAGCTGGTGTTTCAACAGGTCTTGCGGCAGGTGGTGAATTGGCTATAGCTTGTATAGCTGCAGCAACCTTAGTCAGTTGCTCCATGATCTGGCAGAGGACCTGCTCGTAGCTGTCCAGCACTTGTCTCTGTTTGGCTAACGTAGCCCTCAGCTCTGCTGCCTCGCGAGACACGGCTGGGTCCATGTGCTGGGCTGAATCGTTCTGTAACGCGGGGAGTACGAGAACGTACACACCGTGtgaaaacagagagaaaggtggacccaagtgccagcTCGAGCTGACGAAACCTATGACAGGGTTTACTAgccagcaagagagagaggcaagCAGAAACCATAGGTAAAGAaaccaaacacaaaatgacGTGGGAAAACTCAATACATAAAACAAAACTCGACCGTAAAAACACGGGAGAAAAGAGAACACAAAACAACGCAGAAAACTCAACACGTGCAAAGCAAAACTTGACCGCAAGAGAGAcgggagaaaaataataaaggcaacTCAAGACACGGAAAAGCTCTACACGTGAAAACTAAACCAAAGACTCCAGGGGAAGTAATTGGCAGCAGGCAAACGCTGTAACAAACATaaaaccttcccaaaacaaaagtataatatatagaaaatgtaacaggtggaggaaaacttgagatgggccagggAGCAGGAGATAGAGACTCTAATAAGTAACAGAATaacaagagagagatagagagagaaaggtggcgagacaccttgcaATGTAGCGCAACGACAAAGAAAGCAGAAAAGGGCTCAAAGCGTACCGACATgaccaaaacgattcagcagtgatccgtcacaACAAACTTCCTTAAGTAACCAGGACAACAGGTGTGACGGATCACCGCTGATTACGTCCGCTCCGCCTGGTGCTGACTCTTTAGCCCCCTCCGGTGGTAGCCGGAGGAGccgcatccgagccagccctgacacacactgTAATACACTGTTGGAGTCACCCGTAACACCACCACCTAGTGCTCCATCATTATTCAAACTGACCAAAAATGATGAGCGGCAGCTCCAACCAGACGACAGCCAGCCTGTAAAGCATGAACGGAGCTACGATCCCTCCAACGTCACACAGTGAGGAGCACACTGACACTCCCAAATTCCTGTAGGAGCACAGCAGACAGCAGTAttactttatttatatattacatatttatatatgtaacaTGAGATGGGCCATTTTAGAATGGCAAATCTCATGGATTTTAGGGTGCAGTTACCTAATGAAGGTAGGATACAACTCAGTGTTTACAAACACCACCATTTCAAAGGCCAAGGTGATACCGAGTCTACCAATACAGGCCACTGCTGTTTTGAACCAGAACATATCTGCATGGAAAATGTGAACATTAAAATTGGGGAATGAAAACATACACAGAACGGTACACAGATATATTTTCCGTATTATATTTTCTTGGAACCTTTAGTAATTTGTCAGGAGAGAAACACAGCTTTAGAAACacccagaaaaaaaaacatcatgGTCTGTCACAAAACACTTCCAATTGATTTGCACTGACCTTTGCAACGTATTTTAACCATAGCTCTACAACGCAAAAAAAATCAGTTTCAAGTTCAAGGTTAAAGGATCAATAATCTGTGTTGTGTCAAGGCAGTCCAGTTAAAGCAACATATCATTCTTACAGTTTAACCCTCTGTGTTTAACAGGTTCACTCTTGTTGAACTCTCTCTCTTGTGTCAAGGCAGTCCAGTTAAAGCAACAtatctgtcacggtgacagctccggacccttctctgtgggcgtgccgttacgttgtctgcgtgttgttatgtccatgtatgtacttccgtgggtgtgggttgtttgtgagcgtgttcgtttgttacacctgtgccttgtctcgaggtcacgtgggtctgtgtaactcacctatttattgtgcgttcgcgcagtgtctagtgctcgtctttgtcaaaAGCTGCGTGTCTGTATGAGTGTATGCTTGCAACTCCTGCTACGCACGGAGCTTACTCGTGTCGTTTCAATAAATGTTCTGTGTTACACCGTAATCGTCTGGGTGCCTGCCTCCTCAGTCCGGACGTTACAATATCATTCTTACAGTTTAACCCTCTGTGTTTAACAGGTTCACTCTTGTTGAACTTCTTCCAACTTACTCTCAGGAATGAAAGCTACCACGAGACACGCAACTCCAGACACTAAATTGGCTGCTGCAAATGGAAGCCGCCGGCCGATGCGTTCGATGgtgaagaggatgaggaaggcAGCAGGGAACTCCACTATTCCGGAGATCAGGAAGTCGATGTAGATGTTTCCTCCCAGGATCCCCAGACGCATAACCAGACCCTGGTATACCACAGAACTAGTGAACCTGCAGGAAAAGAAACATCTGATGAAGAGGTCTATGCATTGGCCATCACACGTGTACTGTAGGGATGAGACTTGCCAGTTGAAACTGAGGATGAGTGTATGTTTTCTCATTTTGGGAGTCCTAATTAAGTCCATGAAAGAGGCGGCGACGTAGTCTGTATCATCTTTCAGTGTCTGTGAGATAGAGTTTCAATGTCAGTAAAGGTTTCAGGCACAATACAGTTTGAATATAAGTGCTTATACTAAAAGGTCAGTATAGCTCAGAACATAGACTTTTTCAAACTATCTCTGCTGGAGAGGTAGATTTTGTCTACCTAAAAAATCTCAATATTTTCTGACAATATTTTTCACTGGTAATATaatttcatattttattttacttttactttctaGGAACCATTCAGCTTTTGGAAAGAATGCTCCGTTGTGCAGATTAATTTAAAAaagttaataaataaaaatctaaaTATTAATGCACAGCTGCAATATGAATGCACCTCTATATTTTTGGAGAGTGTCTTCTTATTCTCTTTGGCCATTGTCTTAGTGATCTCTGTAGCTCTGATGGAATTTCTCTGGGACAAAAGCCACCTTGGCGACTCAGGGATAAACCTGAGAtgcataaaaaaaatgtaaaaacaaaaaaacctttAAAAAGTTGTACAATTAGTGACAATTAATGAAACGCTGTAAGACTGCACCGAGCATCGGGCCTCACCAGAGGTATGACAGGAAGAAGAAGTAGGGCAGTGTGATGGCCACCTGCAGCCAGCGCCAGTCGGAGATGAGGTAGGCGATGAGAGGCAGGATGAGAATGCCTGAGCTGAACGCCATCTGATAGATCACACCCACAATCCTCCTGTACTCCACTCCGACCAGCTCTGTGACTGGGTGGGGGGGCAGGCGGCGTCAGGTCAAGAAACCATGAAAcatgtgaaaatgtgttttgtatACAGTACTATTTGTAACAAATGCCAGCTGCTACGTATTATATACACATAGAAATTCAAACCAAATACAAACtatacacatacaaaaacatctgcaatgcatttaataatttaataattctcaaatgtaagtaaataaaatacattttagctTTAAATAGGGAGACTCAAGAGccaagaataaaaaaaattataagatTTATCATGAATTATCATAAGAAAATCTGAATTCTCATAAGCATAAAACACCAGGGTTAATGAATCTAGCAAAAAGCGACTTCAGTGATGTTTCTTGTATGAGTGGTGTTAAAGGAAGGGTACCATGGTTGCTTACTCAGTACATACGCTACCATCCAACCTCCCTTGGTCCCAAAGCCATAAAGGGCTCTGAACACCAGCAGTGCAATGTAGTTAGGGGATATCGCCACTAGAATCCCTGCAATTCCATTTAGAAGACAGGACATCAGGAAACTCATTTTTCTACCAAACCTAGATGAACAGAACAGTGAAACAGCATGCATTACACATGCAAGTTTTTAAATAAGAAAGTATGCTTTATATGTTGTATTTTATTCTGTAAACCCATCTATTTGTTTCTTGATAGATTTATTCTAGTTATAACACATTTTGCTAAACGTAATAACATACAATCTACTTTATGTCAAAGACTGAATTAAGGCAGCAGTTAAAAATAGCAAGAGCATTCATGTAATGGGTAGTGGAATTCATTTTCTTtatgggttttttttattttaatgttcATGTACTGCAAACTGCCATACAATTCAGCAAAATAGTCAGCAGGATTCAGTGACAGTGTTAGAGGTCAGTCATACTTATCAGCCAGGTATCCGATTGTAATGCTGCCGATCAAGAAGCCAACACCAAGTGTGGCTTGGAACATGTCTGCCAACCAGGCATCTGTGCACACCAGGTCAAACTGAAACACATCGTTGGCCCCACATTACAGAGCAAGGATTAGCTTTTCTCCCTGTCACCTCTGCATTTACTTACTGCTATGCTAGAATGGAATAGTTCTTCCCTTGATGAAAGCAAATGATTTCAGATGTTTTTAAGCCTCTGGGTTCTACATTTTACAGGAGCAGGATCAGGTGTGTTGGGGAAAGCGAAACAGGGCAACGGGTCCCCACAAGTAGAGCTGGAAAGTTCACATGCATGAAGGCTCCTTCCTTACCTCCGTTACAAAAGACTCCCTTCCTTCATAATCGTACTCCCAGCCATCCTTGCAGACGGTCTTGGGCAGTGCACGATGCTGCTCGTCGCCCAGGTggtcacaggtgaggtcagtggTGTTCCAGTCTACTTCATACCTCTCACACTGGCTGTGTACGACGCCAGCTGAGGTGTTGAGCACGGGCGCGGTGACCCAGCGCAGCTCACGCGGGCCCCAGCCACAGCGCTCCTGAAGCCGCTTTGCGCCTGGGTCATGGCACCAGTGCTCCGGGGTGAAGCCCTGGAACACAATGCCTACGTAGATGCAAGGGAAAGGGATAGACACCAGACACAGCAGACAGAAGATCCGCTTCTGGAACCTGCCGAATTCGCCGGCTTCTTCTAGGATTTCGTCAAACGTGGTCATGATGGCAGTCGTGCGTGCGGTGGTGCCGGGTCTGGTTGTCCTTCAGCAGGAGGGTATTTACACACATGTGAGTGCAGAGTCCAGAACAGAGGTTAACCCTCAAACTAGCTGAACAGAGACTGACTAATGATACAGTGAAACAACGCAGAAGGCATTGTGTTATTCTTTAATAGATTGTTCCTCCTCGAGTCTTCCAGTAGTTGCTGAAGAGATAacattttaaatcaaatgaaatgtAGCTGTTATGTCCAAAATTCTTACAGGTCATAAAACCATCGTTCAGTCTCACAGCTGAGTTAGGTTTTTAGGTTTTCTTCTTTTAGGTTTTTAAGTTTTAAAAGCATGTCTCCAAGAAAATCTTGTAAAAACATTGTAGATTCAACTGTAAAAAAGAACAAGGTTTCCACTTGAGGAAACAGCCCTTATATTTGAACTTACAGGCATATTCTGtagcaatgctgtgatgatgaagaAGTCGTCTCCATCGACACCGCCTTAGTTGTAAATAATAAGTTAATTAAAAACAGGcttttacaaaaataaaaccaGACCCCTGGCTTAATGATACCACCCGGGTCTACAGTCCACGCTGCAGGAAGGTAAAACGCAGATAGAAAAAGGACAGGCTTTGTGTGTCCCAGAGTATGTTAAGAGACTGTCTTAGTGAATATCAAGATGCAGTTAAACATGCCAATTCTCAGTATCTTCCAGTATTTAATTTCTTCCAGTAGTGACCGGCCGAGAATTTTATTCAGTATCATTCATGTCTGTCCACTCATTACTAGGATTATCAATGCTTCTCTTACCTCAGGCTTGGTTCCCTCTCACCATAAGTTGGCTGCTATTATGCCGGTCCTAAAGAAGTGTGGCCTACCCATTGACCTGAATAATTATCGTCCCATATCGAAACACCCCTTTCTGAGCAAAATTCTGGAGCGCTGTGTGTCCTTACAATTACAGGAACACCTTCTGAGGAACGACCTATTTGAAcattttcaatctggttttagatctaatcacagcactgagacaCCCCTGGTTAGGTTACTGCTGGCAGCAGATTCAGGTCAGGTGAGCATTCTTGTTCTCCTTGACCTTACCGCTGCTTTTGATACAGTCTGTCATGACGTACTACTTGATCGGCTGGAATCGTGGATTGGTCTTACTGGCTTGGCCTTACAGTGGTTCAGGTCTTACTTAGCAGGTAGGCGGCAGTTCGTTTCTCTGGGTAGTTTCGGATCCAACACTGTCTCTTTAGTTTGCGGTGTCCCACAGGGTTCGGTTTTGGGCCCTATTCTTTTTAACATTTACATGCTCCCTCTTGGCAATATTATCCGTCAACATGACCTTCAGTTTCATTGTTATGCTGATGATACTTAAATCTACATTAGCACTCAGCCTTCAACTGTATTGGCGCCTAACGCTCTGCTAGactgtaatttttttaatttgaaCAATAATAAGTCAGAAGCCATGCTCGTTGCTACATCATCTACCCTCAATAAGATTGGTCAGACCAGTTTTTCCATACCTGGTTTTATTTACTCTGCTGTGGCACAGGTTCGCAATCTTGGTGTCATACTTGATTCCACCCTCTCTCTTGAGGCACACGTTAACAACATTACCAAAATAGCGTTCTTCCACCTCAAAAACATAGCTCGCCTACGCCCTTCCCTGTCTGACTCTGTTGCTGAGACCCTTTTTCATGCCTTTATTACATCTCGGCTTGACTACTGCAATTCTTTGCTTATTGGGCTCCCTGCCAGTAGCCTTAAGAAGCTGCAATATGTCCAAAACTCTGCAGCAAGAGTTCTCACCCGCTTCAGGAAGTGGGATCACAGCACCCCAATCTTAAAAGATctgcactggcttcctgttcTTGACCGGATTAAATTTAAGATTGTATTGTTGGTTTTTAAATCCATTCATGGGTTGGCACCGTCTTATCTTTCTGACATTGTGTCCCCCTATGCTCCGTCACGTGCACTGGAGTGCTGATGCCAACCGGTTGGTTGTGCCGCACACAAAACTCTGTAAATACGGGGATCCAGCCTTTAGTGCTGTGGGCCCTAAGTTATGGAAAtctctccctttatctctcctctcctgtacaTCATTGTCTGTTTTTAAAAAGCTCTTAAAAACACACCTTTTTGAATGTGCTTTTTAGAAGGTTTACattgtttcttttattttactGATGTTAACTGTTTTATctattgttgttatttttatttatttttttattgtttttaaattgaTCTTCCGTTTGTCTCTTATTTTTATTCTGTAAGCGCCTTGGGTGACTTGAAAGGCATCttaaataaaattctattattattattattattattcagtcTGTAATTAATCCTTTCATTGACGTTCTGAAAACTGCTACACAGTCTACCTGTGATGATTTTCTTAAACGTTTTGTTAACAAAATAGACTCCATTAAGCAGAACATTGTTAATACATATAATGCTGTTCAAGTGCATCAAAATGCTTTTCCAATAACATCTGCTGTTTTTAACCAGTTTGAGTTGATACCGTTACCCCATCTCGTTGAAGTGGTTCAACAGATGAAATCCAAACTGTCCTCTGGACATCACTCCTTCTAAGATGTGCAAGCAGTCCTTTGACACTATCTGTCCCTGTCTTTTGACATTCATTAATAGCTGTCTAAGTTCAGGTTTTGTCCTGTCCGTCTTTAAGCACGTTGTGGTCAGGTCACTCCTTAAAAAAACATGTCTAGATCCTACAGTTCTTTTTAACTTCAGGCCAATCTCTCATCTGTCATTCCTATCTAAAGTTGTGGAAAGGGTTGTTATTCAATTGCAGTCTTTTGTAGAATCTCATAACTTGTTTGAAAAAATCCAGTCTGGTTTTATATCGCGTCATAGTGTAGAATCTGCTGTAGCCAACTTAAAGTACAAAATTATGTTCTTTTTGATGTCAAAAATCCAGTTCTGCTGGTCATGCTAAACCTTTCAATTACACCTGTTCTTTCATCTTTACACTGGCTCCCGGTTCAGTTTAGAATACAGTTTAAACTGCTactctttatttttaaagcTTTGAATGACCTTGCACCACCATACATCACAGAACTTGTACAAATCCATCAGCCCAGCAGAGTGTTACAGTCAGCTGGTCTTACCTACATAAAGTGCCAAAATCTAGACACAAGCACTGGGGGGATCGTTCTGTTTCTGTTGCTAGTCCAATGGCCTAGAATTGTCTTCCCTTAGAGTTACGTTCCATCTCTGACCTGGTTCTGTTTAAGGCCAAACTTAAGACTTACTTATTCAAAAAGACATTTGACGTATAATTCCCGACACTTTAAATTACGTCTACTTTCATTTTAaatggttttatttgttttgtttgattAAACACTTAATTTCTGACATTGTAAACTTctacttttatttaaaatgggtTTGTGATATTGTTTTACTTGTTTTGTTTGATTAAGCACTTAATTTCTGACATTCTAAATTTCTACTTTTACTTTAAATGGTTTTATGAtagttttatttgtttgttaatACACTTTGGTCAATGCAAGGCATGTtggaaggtgctatataaataaagtttgatttgattttgaatgACAAAAAAGATCACCCTCAGAACAAGCACCATGGATTTCTGGGCGAATATGAATCTCCTCTCTCATATAGTTGAATCGGTCTCACTTAGATATGCTACTATGTTGGGGCTCCACATTCCAGCATAATATCTTTTTCCAAATGGAACAGagatatacacacatgtgaagTCTCCCGTTTTGGCCGCGAAAGCACCGTATTTGACCCCTCTTTCTCGTCGTCCTCCCGTATTAATATTTTCCCGTAAAATTCCCGTATATAATACTTTTATAAAAGCATTCAAGTGCCTCTCCAAAATGAATTATGTCGCTAGTCTCGCGAGAATGGCAACCTGCAGTAGCccgagtgtcagttctcgcgagattagcgctgacagcgggaacaacaaatccgaaaaactaatcagagatggatgaatgtaacgagagagaaggTGTTCCTACCAAAAATGAAGACTtcgtgtaaaatataaggggtcctGGACCTTGATTGGGCTGGTGGGAATGGCGCAGCAACCAGCGGAAAATATcccttattttaaataaaaaaacttgacaggtatggataTATGAAATGGAGAGAGGTATTGCACCTTACTGAAACTAAGGGAGACAGGAGAGGTTGGGGAAATGGGGTTTTCACAATACTGAGACTAAGAGAGAAGGGAAAAGGGGAGAGGCTACAAACTTGGACCTTTGCCTTTTAAAATAAAGCCCCCTTCCTTGATGATTACCATATGGAGCCCCAACATTCCTATCTACATACATAAGGCACTGCCTCAA
The window above is part of the Brachyhypopomus gauderio isolate BG-103 chromosome 9, BGAUD_0.2, whole genome shotgun sequence genome. Proteins encoded here:
- the slc22a2 gene encoding solute carrier family 22 member 2, whose protein sequence is MTTFDEILEEAGEFGRFQKRIFCLLCLVSIPFPCIYVGIVFQGFTPEHWCHDPGAKRLQERCGWGPRELRWVTAPVLNTSAGVVHSQCERYEVDWNTTDLTCDHLGDEQHRALPKTVCKDGWEYDYEGRESFVTEFDLVCTDAWLADMFQATLGVGFLIGSITIGYLADKFGRKMSFLMSCLLNGIAGILVAISPNYIALLVFRALYGFGTKGGWMVAYVLITELVGVEYRRIVGVIYQMAFSSGILILPLIAYLISDWRWLQVAITLPYFFFLSYLWFIPESPRWLLSQRNSIRATEITKTMAKENKKTLSKNIETLKDDTDYVAASFMDLIRTPKMRKHTLILSFNWFTSSVVYQGLVMRLGILGGNIYIDFLISGIVEFPAAFLILFTIERIGRRLPFAAANLVSGVACLVVAFIPENMFWFKTAVACIGRLGITLAFEMVVFVNTELYPTFIRNLGVSVCSSLCDVGGIVAPFMLYRLAVVWLELPLIIFGALAFVAGALVLLLPETRGVPLPETIDDIEHPNRNKDDTVKSHQTETLLHSDVTINKEHVIV